A DNA window from Phyllostomus discolor isolate MPI-MPIP mPhyDis1 chromosome X, mPhyDis1.pri.v3, whole genome shotgun sequence contains the following coding sequences:
- the LOC114504886 gene encoding histone-lysine N-methyltransferase PRDM9-like: FPHGEKCRTQEKEMDMKMYSLRERKDCVYQEVNEPQDDDYLYCEKCQNFFIDSCAVHGPPTFVKDTAVDKGHPHRSALTLPPGLRIGPSGIPEAGLGVWNEAADLPVGLLFGPYEGHITEDGEAAKSRYSWLITKGRNCYEYVDGKDRSWANWMRYVNCARDDEEQNLVAFQYHGQIFYRTCRVIRPGCELLVWFGDEYGQELGSKWGSKWKRELMSRREPKPEVHPCPSCSLAFSSQKFLSQHVKLNHPSQILPGTSARKHLQAEEPCPEDQNQQQQHTCTHSWNDKAEGQEVKERSKPLLKRISHRTFSRPFFQPSKEQMTSSSKHERMMEEEPRIGQKESPEDTGKLFVKAGMSKILRVQHGGCWQGFNDGSHLIPHQRTHSGEKPYVCRECGRGIIRKSDLITHQRTHSGEKPYVCRECGRGFTWKSNLITHQRTRSREKPHVCRECGRGFTRKSVVIRHQRAHAG, encoded by the exons TTTCCTCATGGAGAGAAATGCAG AACTCAGGAGAAGGAGATGGACATGAAGATGTACAGCCTACGagaaagaaaggactgtgtgtacCAAGAGGTCAACGAGCCCCAGGATGATGACTACCTTT ATTGTGAGAAGTGTCAGAACTTCTTCATCGACAGCTGTGCTGTGCATGGGCCCCCTACATTTGTAAAGGACACTGCAGTGGACAAGGGGCATCCCCACCgctcagccctcaccctgccccctggaTTGAGAATCGGGCCATCGGGCAtccctgaggctgggcttggaGTGTGGAATGAGGCAGCTGACTTGCCAGTGGGTCTGCTCTTTGGCCCTTATGAAGGACACATCACAGAAGATGGAGAGGCAGCCAAGAGCAGATACTCCTGGCTG ATCACCAAAGGGAGAAACTGCTATGAGTATGTGGATGGGAAGGACAGATCCTGGGCCAACTGGATGAG GTATGTGAACTGTGCCCGGGATGATGAAGAGCAGAACCTGGTGGCCTTTCAATACCATGGGCAGATTTTCTACCGAACCTGCCGGGTCATCAGGCCGGGCTGTGAGCTGCTGGTCTGGTTTGGGGACGAgtatggccaggagctgggcagcaagtGGGGCAGCAAGTGGAAGAGAGAGCTCATGTCCAGGAGAG AACCAAAGCCAGAGGTGCACCCatgtccctcctgctctctggccttctccaGTCAGAAATTCCTCAGCCAGCACGTGAAACTCAATCATCCCTCTCAGATTCTCCCGGGAACATCTGCAAGAAAACACCTCCAAGCAGAGGAACCCTGTCCAGAGGATCAGAATCAGCAGCAGCAACATACTTGTACACACAGCTGGAATGATAAAGCTGAAGGTCAGGAAGTCAAAGAAAGGTCCAAACCTTTGCTTAAAAGGATCAGTCACAGGACATTCTCAAGACCCTTTTTCCAACCTTCCAAAGAACAAATGACAAGTTCTAGTAAGCATGAGAGGATGATGGAGGAAGAGCCCCGCATAGGCCAGAAAGAGAGTCCAGAGGACACAGGGAAATTATTTGTGAAAGCTGGAATGTCAAAAATTTTAAGAGTCCAGCATGGTGGGTGCTGGCAAGGCTTCAATGATGGGTCACATCTCATcccacaccagaggacacactctggagagaagccctatgtttgcagggagtgcggGCGAGGCATTATAAGGAAGTCAGATCTCAttacacaccagaggacacactcaggggagaagccctatgtttgcagggagtgtgggcgaggctttacatgGAA GTCAAATCTCATCACACATCAGAGGACACGCTCACGGGAGAAGCCccatgtttgcagggagtgtgggagaggctttacacggaagtcagttgtcatcagacaccagagggcACATGCAGGGTAG